TGAAAAACCACGCCATTGTCTTTCATCAAATTATAATCGCGCCAAAAGTCATTGGTTTGCAGGAATAAAAACACTCTTCCACCACTTTGATTACCGACAGCCTGCTTTTGCGCTGTATTACTGGCTTGTGCTAAAAGTAAATTGGTGCCGTTTGAATTAGGCGGAGCAACCTGAACCCAGCGTTTTCCAGCACCCAAATCAGTATCTTCTACTAGGGTAAATTGTAGCTTCTGCGTATAAAATTCAATGGCCTCATCGTAATTTTCAACCACCAATGCGATGTTACCAATTTGTTGTTGTATTGCTTGGGTCATATTCTTGTCCACGATAAAAAGCCCAGTTTATACTAAAAAAATCAAAGGCAATAAAGTA
This genomic window from Pseudoalteromonas luteoviolacea contains:
- a CDS encoding VOC family protein; translation: MTQAIQQQIGNIALVVENYDEAIEFYTQKLQFTLVEDTDLGAGKRWVQVAPPNSNGTNLLLAQASNTAQKQAVGNQSGGRVFLFLQTNDFWRDYNLMKDNGVVFHEEPRVEQYATVVVFEDLYGNKWDLLELKK